One Euphorbia lathyris chromosome 1, ddEupLath1.1, whole genome shotgun sequence DNA segment encodes these proteins:
- the LOC136218851 gene encoding uncharacterized protein, translated as MTNNLAHCWLIIEAFVIPHGFLKWFFLSFYIHPFFLFFCQIFLWLNFIFLFYLQIISFLYSYVFLFLKNCVNHQSYQTEEEEDHTNHIINSYSYSCSQQVLQFEKYYVFEEELGQIDQVSYEDDSSSIYGSESSDQYMASLSSSSSSSICSSDSAVANNLDMNECSSLVLISSREPDEYCSAYICSYNSFAMVETEDDNGCYDQGQDVDEVYDKYNERMGWFDVLNYNRTCAIMKNEIENPISSESERKMNLRSIERDMELVYVAQSCLSWEALNHQYLKVEALAQSTSGNGVFYNNVAGDFQKFQVILERFMEDERCFGRRIHNFVTKRFHLNTFLQVPNVSGFMEEEKDEMKKEGTSVGEVVKAIERCIEAFWVFVNTDEKKKRWWKFRNSFWSCPPVEDPRDLYLFAHLTTQLRKKELWLKDSQGKQKCWIRRVENSSVEESQRKEMLFTKIDMKLISKVLQLPLVSSSQLKWCHQKLQTIHFHQGKIVRPSSTSSPLFPP; from the exons ATGACTAATAACCTTGCTCATTGTTGGTTAATAATTGAAGCTTTTGTAATCCCACATGGATTTTTGAAGTGGTTTTTCTTGAGCTTCTATATCCatcccttttttctttttttctgccAAATTTTTCTTTGGCtcaattttatctttttattctatcttcaaatcatttcttttctttattcctatGTTTTCTTGTTTCTCAAAAATTGTGTCAATCATCAATCTTATcaaacagaagaagaagaagatcataCAAACCATATTATTAATTCTTATAGTTATTCATGCTCACAACAAGTATTACAGTTTGAAAAATATTATGTGTTTGAAGAAGAGTTAGGCCAAATTGATCAAGTCTCGTATGAGGATGATTCATCTTCTATCTACGGTTCAGAGAGCTCTGATCAATATATGGCATCtctatcatcatcatcttcgtCGTCTATTTGTAGCTCCGATTCGGCTGTAGCTAATAATCTCGACATGAACGAATGTTCGTCGTTGGTTTTGATTAGCTCTCGAGAACCGGATGAGTATTGTTCAGCTTATATTTGCAGCTACAACTCATTTGCTATGGTGGAAACAGAAGATGACAATGGATGTTATGATCAAGGCCAAGATGTCGACGAAGTTTACGACAAATATAACGAAAGAATGGGGTGGTTCGATGTGCTCAATTACAATCGAACAT gtgCAATCATGAAGAATGAAATTGAGAATCCAATAAGTAGTGAATCAGAAAGAAAGATGAATTTAAGAAGCATAGAAAGAGATATGGAGTTAGTATATGTAGCTCAATCATGCTTATCATGGGAAGCTCTTAACCATCAATATTTAAAGGTTGAAGCTCTAGCTCAATCTACCTCCGGCAATGGTGTATTTTACAATAATGTTGCCGGTGATTTCCAAAAATTTCAAGTTATTTTGGAGAGATTTATGGAAGATGAAAGGTGTTTTGGCAGAAGGATTCACAATTTTGTTACAAAAAGATTTCACCTCAACACTTTTCTCCAAGTTCCCAACGTCTCAG GGTTTATGGAGGAGGAAAAAGATGAAATGAAAAAAGAAGGCACAAGTGTTGGAGAAGTAGTGAAGGCCATAGAGAGGTGTATAGAAGCTTTTTGGGTATTTGTGAATACAGATGAGAAGAAAAAGAGATGGTGGAAATTCAGAAATTCCTTTTGGAGTTGCCCACCTGTGGAAGACCCCAGAGATTTATATCTCTTTGCTCATCTCACTACCCAATTGAGAAAG AAGGAACTGTGGCTGAAAGATTCACAAGGAAAACAAAAATGTTGGATAAGAAGAGTGGAAAATAGTAGTGTTGAAGAATCGCAAAGAAAAGAGATGTTATTCACAAAGATAGATATGAAGTTGATATCAAAGGTGCTCCAATTGCCACTTGTATCCTCTTCACAGCTTAAATGGTGCCACCAAAAACTGCAAACCATTCACTTTCATCAAGGGAAGATTGTAAGGCCTTCATCCACTTCTTCTCCTCTGTTTCCCCCTTGA